A genome region from Pseudomonadota bacterium includes the following:
- a CDS encoding PadR family transcriptional regulator produces the protein MAKSKTNAPLTPAVLHILLALSTKERHGYGIMKQVESDSQGKVKMGPGTLYGSIGRMIEAGLICESDKEIDPEMDDERRVYYKITGLGQKALAAELQRYRAVVAVAKRKKLSPSTFAYGI, from the coding sequence ATGGCAAAGAGTAAAACCAACGCGCCCCTCACTCCGGCGGTACTTCATATCCTCCTCGCGCTTTCTACGAAAGAGCGGCACGGATATGGAATCATGAAGCAAGTCGAGTCGGACTCGCAGGGAAAGGTGAAGATGGGGCCGGGTACGCTTTACGGCTCGATTGGTCGCATGATCGAGGCCGGATTGATATGCGAGAGCGACAAAGAAATAGACCCTGAAATGGATGACGAGCGGCGGGTCTATTACAAAATTACTGGCCTCGGCCAAAAAGCGCTCGCTGCGGAGCTGCAGCGATACCGAGCGGTTGTAGCGGTCGCCAAGCGAAAAAAACTCTCGCCGAGTACTTTTGCGTATGGCATATGA